From the genome of Uranotaenia lowii strain MFRU-FL chromosome 1, ASM2978415v1, whole genome shotgun sequence, one region includes:
- the LOC129758647 gene encoding uncharacterized protein LOC129758647 has protein sequence MSKRACNPQLGMKGSAIHVPSSVPLMVSSLPRQLNNLDVIPIPVEFKRHMGHSSTYISGLVRASYVSEALDYLKNTDLYKKHDIQVSSHEMRIFTEEINRNNVINLDDSENQVATSDEGNIRDNQPCSGLEQEVNLNLQFDGLEVDDEFYEHLVDDDDECLLFDFNQQTAQHATIVMAPGQNHWPVSVHIQPDVECFCFPKIFAGKKRQILNKNITRSDLIKWEVRCHTVKISAFRILYLAKIKLESEVLSSTTLTLKKKSNAKGVTVEEALNPQFITELRQHNDGLNFLKHIRCSPSFWSSKKKNLFAMLRQCGKPMFFLTVSAVENKWPELIQGLVLKTTGKQISLLQALNLPEQQKHDLIKENPVYSALYYDFKITELIKLMKQSSGPFQPYKITDFYRRREFQMRGSPHDHMLLFIEDAPCLDLNDEDSIKAFEKFADTFITCQYDADNPLCKYLRHKHTDTCSKGRSNKNTCRFNFPKFVLSETKILKPLPKNEITAAVKRNLQKIKETMEVLYSSKERSNLSFEEILESLDLTKDDYINALRASISKVTIFYKRRSCEVDINSYNPIILNLMESNTDLQLILDEYGVAAYIVDYIAKSESGLSKQLKELQNELDKRNTTYLEKLRTIANKFINSNLMSVSEAIYHCLSIPLSHFSRTHIYISTCKSEDRVVFLKSEKQLRSMCKDSTDIAGKDIITYYAERVDLQNICLAEYAAFYFKTKGKRRPDKNRSEISDEEEDIEETEVDRENPNHKRRKIARILRYNRYKIEQDPDNYYREQLLLFYPWRNEINEIETVNWLEVYNNNLGVITRNRSKFQILSDDVIDKAIEAAIDNRAELENEEISEFEQNQLSKDHEIDILIQGGIDRPKTFTPFVYSAPPKVNKRDLLENLRKLNNRQREIVIHIYKCFKLNKLPFKVFISGSAGVGKSLVISTIYQLITYFLEYCVETSVWQSSDSVKVLLSAFSGKAAFLIGGNTLHSAFALPLTETRNIPDLPMDVANNLLV, from the exons ATGTCAAAACGTGCTTGTAATCCACAGCTTGGAATGAAAGGGAGTGCAATTCATGTGCCTAGTAGTGTGCCCCTAATGGTTTCGTCTTTGCCAAGACAACTAAATAATCTTGATGTTATACCTATACCGGTGGAATTCAAACGACATATGGGTCACTCTTCCACATATATTAGTGGATTGGTCCGTGCGTCATATGTATCAGAAGCtcttgattatttgaaaaatactgaTTTATACAAAAAACATGACATACAAGTTTCTTCTCATGAAATGAGAATTTTCACGGAAGAAATCAATCGGAACAATGTCATAAATTTAGATGACAGTGAAAATCAAGTTGCTACAAGCGACGAAGGTAATATTAGGGATAATCAACCCTGTTCTGGATTAGAACAAGAAGTGAATCTGAATTTACAATTTGACGGTTTAGAGGTCGATGATGAATTTTATGAACATTTggtagatgatgatgatgaatgttTACTTTTCGACTTCAATCAACAAACGGCACAACATGCCACTATTGTTATGGCTCCAGGACAAAATCACTGGCCTGTTTCAGTTCACATTCAACCAGATGTTgagtgtttttgttttccaaaaatttttgctggaaaaaaaaggcaaatacttaacaaaaatattacgaGATCTGATTTAATTAAATGGGAAGTACGCTGCCACACAGTAAAAATTTCGGCAttcagaattttatatttggccAAAATCAAATTGGAATCAGAAGTTCTTAGTTCAACTACACTTACACTAAAAAAGAAATCTAATGCTAAAGGTGTTACAGTTGAGGAAGCATTGAATCCCCAGTTTATTACAGAGCTTAGGCAGCATAATGAtgggttgaattttttaaagcacATCAGATGTTCTCCAAGTTTTTGGAGCTCGAAGAAAAAGAATCTCTTTGCGATGTTGCGGCAGTGCGGAAAACCTATGTTTTTCTTAACCGTGTctgcagttgaaaataaatggcCTGAATTGATACAAGGTTTGGTATTGAAGACTACAGGGAAACAAATTTCGTTATTGCAAGCTCTTAACCTTCCGGAACAACAAAAACACGATCTTATCAAAGAAAATCCTGTTTACTCAGCATTGtactatgattttaaaattactgagctaataaaactaatgaaacaAAGCTCAGGCCCATTCCAACCGTATAAAATAACAGACTTTTACCGAAGGCGCGAATTTCAAATGAGGGGATCTCCCCACGATCATATGTTACTGTTCATTGAAGATGCACCTTGTCTAGATTTAAATGATGAAGATAGtataaaagcttttgaaaaatttgcagatACATTTATCACATGTCAGTATGACGCTGATAATCCACTTTGTAAATATTTGCGTCACAAGCACACTGATACATGTTCAAAAGGACGAAGTAATAAAAACACATGTagatttaattttccaaaatttgttctatcagaaactaaaattttaaaaccattgcCGAAGAACGAAATTACTGCAGCGGTTAAGAGAAATCtacagaaaataaaagaaacgatGGAAGTTCTATATTCAAGTAAAGAAAGATCAAATcttagttttgaagaaattttagaaagctTAGATTTGACAAAAGATGATTACATTAACGCTTTAAGAGCTTCTATAAGTAAAGTTACAATATTTTACAAACGCAGGAGTTGTGAAGTTGATATCAATTCTTATAATCcaataatattgaatttaatgGAATCAAATACAGATTTGCAACTTATTCTAGATGAATACGGCGTTGCAGCATACATTGTTGATTACATAGCTAAGTCTGAATCAGGACTCTCGAAGCAATTGAAAGAACTGCAAAATGAATTAGATAAAAGAAATACTACTTATCTTGAAAAGTTAAGGACAATTGCtaacaaatttatcaattcgAATCTAATGAGTGTCAGCGAAGCTATTTATCACTGTTTAAGTATTCCTTTGTCCCATTTCAGTCGAACTCATATATATATCAGCACCTGTAAATCTGAAGATAgagtagtttttcttaaatcagaaaaacaatTAAGATCAATGTGCAAAGATAGTACTGATATCGCTGGTAAAGATATCATAACATATTATGCGGAACGGGTAGATTTACAGAACATTTGTTTAGCTGAGTACgctgcattttattttaaaactaaaggAAAAAGACGTCCTGATAAGAACAGGTCAGAGATTTCTGACGAAGAAGAGGACATTGAAGAAACAGAAGTAGATAGAGAAAATCCTAATCATAAGAGAAGAAAAATAGCTCGGATTCTAAGATATAATCGATACAAAATCGAACAAGATCCCGACAATTATTATCGAGAGCAACTACTTCTATTCTATCCTTGGAGAaatgaaatcaatgaaattgaaacagTAAACTGGTTGGAAGTGTATAATAATAACCTAGGTGTTATTACTAGAAATcgttctaaatttcaaatactGTCAGATGATGTAATAGACAAAGCAATAGAAGCCGCAATTGATAATAGAGCAGAATTAGAAAACGAAGAAATTTccgaattcgaacaaaatcagtTGTCTAAAGATCATGAAATTGATATTCTTATACAAGGAGGTATTGATAGACCGAAAACGTTTACTCCATTTGTGTATTCGGCTCCTCCGAAAGTAAACAAACGTGATCTTCTTGAAAATCTAAGGAAGCTGAATAACAGACAAAGAGAAATTGTAATTCATATTtacaaatgttttaaactgaacaagttaccttttaaagtttttatctcCGGCTCAGCAGGTGTTGGAAAAAGTTTAGTTATATCAACAATATATCAATTGATTACATATTTTCTGGAGTACTGTGTTGAAACCTCAGTTTGGCAATCATCAGATTCTGTCAAAGTGTTATTAAGCGCGTTTTCTGGCAAAGCTGCCTTTTTAATTGGAGGGAATACTTTACACTCAGCCTTTGCCTTACCTTTGACTGAAACTAGAAACATTCCAGATTTACCTATGGACGTCGCAAATAATTTAC TCGTATAG